From one Lotus japonicus ecotype B-129 chromosome 3, LjGifu_v1.2 genomic stretch:
- the LOC130748374 gene encoding putative axial regulator YABBY 2: MSMDMMGTERVCYVHCNFCNTTLAVSVPCSSMLTVVTVRCGHCANLLSVNMGASLQTLPPQDPQHFQEPSRKELGSSSRCKAFEPVSHEQPRNIPPIRPPEKRQRVPSAYNRFIKEEIQRIKASNPDISHREAFSTAAKNWAHFPHIHFGLKLDGSKQAKLDQQGDATQKSNGLY; encoded by the exons ATGTCAATGGACATGATGGGAACCGAGCGTGTTTGTTATGTTCACTGCAACTTCTGCAACACCACTCTCGCG GTTAGTGTTCCATGCAGCAGTATGCTCACAGTTGTGACAGTTAGATGTGGGCATTGTGCCAATTTGCTATCAGTCAACATGGGAGCTTCACTTCAAACATTACCTCCTCAAGACCCTCAG CACTTTCAAGAGCCAAGCAGGAAGGAGCTAGGATCATCTTCAAGATGCAAAGCATTTGAGCCTGTAAGCCATGAGCAACCTAGGAATATTCCTCCCATTCGCC CTCCTGAGAAGAGACAACGTGTTCCTTCCGCTTATAATAGGTTCATTAA GGAGGAAATACAAAGAATCAAAGCCAGTAACCCAGATATCAGCCACAGGGAAGCATTTAGCACAGCAGCCAAAAAC TGGGCACATTTTCCTCACATTCACTTTGGGCTAAAGCTTGATGGCAGCAAGCAAGCAAAGCTGGACCAGCAGGGGGATGCTACTCAAAAGTCTAACGGATTATACTGA
- the LOC130743839 gene encoding uncharacterized protein LOC130743839 produces MNIPMNIKLSDAESKVLHLGAVEVDRDLASDVWAVGKLLTRDPAGYTFRVLKSVLQRLWGESNYVDVREVSQNLFLFRFVNTRERNYAVRGGPWIFDRQNVVLEFFRPNDIPSQVPLVKVPYWVQVHGLEVWLRKEKIALQLGAAFAGYIGWDRSDASRFGDFFRVRVWVDVTVPLLRSQMLMSDGGKPFQVFFKYEKLGMLCFRCGFMDHLTQNCNIAPAANESRSTLPYGLWLKAGDSAQPYGRNRNREGEGNRRYHRSFGSNQNNGAGSSSYRRESNMEERPTGSNSRAGENSDSELLDVDEELRKLAAEQDGGVNTLTPHQPINLQSEGTVVNAPGSAAVPQPTGDSKEVFSFTTQFEHEFPNRKRGGVSLAPHVMGSTGASPPSYFMHGY; encoded by the coding sequence ATGAATATTCCCATGAACATCAAGCTTAGCGATGCCGAGAGCAAGGTGCTGCACCTTGGTGCTGTAGAAGTAGATCGAGATCTCGCTTCGGATGTGTGGGCGGTGGGGAAACTCCTCACCAGAGACCCTGCTGGTTATACCTTTCGAGTATTAAAGAGCGTTTTGCAACGCCTATGGGGTGAATCAAACTATGTGGATGTCAGGGAAGTTTCACAGAACCTGTTTCTGTTCCGGTTTGTCAATACCAGAGAACGAAACTATGCGGTCCGAGGTGGACCTTGGATCTTTGATCGGCAGAATGTTGTTCTGGAATTTTTCCGTCCAAACGACATTCCATCTCAGGTACCACTTGTCAAGGTGCCATACTGGGTGCAAGTCCATGGTCTGGAGGTCTGGCTCCGCAAGGAGAAAATTGCCTTGCAACTGGGAGCAGCTTTTGCAGGATACATCGGATGGGACAGATCGGATGCTAGTCGGTTTGGGGACTTTTTCAGAGTTAGAGTGTGGGTGGACGTCACGGTCCCACTACTCAGAAGTCAGATGTTGATGTCAGATGGAGGCAAACCCTTCCAGGTCTTTTTCAAGTATGAAAAACTGGGTATGCTTTGCTTTCGGTGTGGGTTCATGGACCACTTGACCCAAAATTGTAACATTGCGCCTGCAGCTAATGAGAGTCGCTCTACTCTCCCATATGGCCTGTGGCTAAAGGCTGGGGACTCAGCGCAACCGTATGGCAGAAACAGAAATCGTGAGGGTGAGGGCAACCGCAGGTACCACAGGTCGTTTGGCTCCAACCAGAATAATGGAGCTGGGAGCTCTTCCTATCGGAGGGAGTCAAACATGGAGGAGCGCCCGACGGGATCAAACTCGCGGGCGGGGGAGAATAGTGACAGTGAACTTCTGGATGTTGATGAAGAGTTGCGTAAACTGGCTGCAGAACAGGATGGAGGGGTGAACACGTTAACCCCGCACCAGCCCATCAATTTGCAAAGTGAGGGAACAGTGGTGAATGCTCCAGGGAGTGCGGCGGTTCCGCAGCCTACTGGGGACAGCAAGGAAGTTTTCTCCTTCACAACACAATTTGAACATGAGTTTCCTAACAGAAAGCGAGGTGGGGTTTCTTTGGCCCCTCATGTGATGGGTAGTACAGGGGCATCACCCCCCTCATATTTTATGCATGGTTACTGA